A single Suricata suricatta isolate VVHF042 chromosome 2, meerkat_22Aug2017_6uvM2_HiC, whole genome shotgun sequence DNA region contains:
- the OPN4 gene encoding melanopsin, with translation MNLSSEPRTQEPSCVATPASPSRWESYWSGTSSLGQPLPISPTLPTLNRSRGLRTPANMFIINLAVSDFFMSFTQAPIFFTSSLYKRWLFGEAGCEFYAFCGALFGITSMITLMAIALDRYLVITHPLATIGVVSKRRAAFVLLGVWLYALAWSLPPFFGWSAYVPEGLLTSCSWDYMSFTPSVRAYTMLLFCFVFFLPLLVIIYCYIFIFRAIRETGQALQTFRAYEGGGRSPWQRQRLQREWKMAKIELLVILLFVLSWAPYSIVALMAFAGYAHVLTPYMNSVPAVIAKASAIHNPIIYAITHPKYRMAIAQHLPCLGVLLGMSGPRPDPYASYRSTHRSTLTSQTSDLSWISGQRRQASLGSESEVGWMDTEAAAVWGVAQQVSGRFPCSQSLEDMEAKVPVRLQGQKAETPVKTKGLLLSQDPRIKGAHWLPFSSGTHPAPSPPPHTRRPRITP, from the exons ATGAACCTATCTTCAGAGCCCAGAACCCAGGAGCCCAGCTGCGTGGCCACCCCAGCTTCACCCAGCAGGTGGGAGAGCTACTGGAGCGGCACCTCCAGCCTGGGCCAACCTCTACCCATCAGTCCCACG CTTCCGACCCTCAACAGGAGCAGAGGCCTCAGGACACCCGCCAACATGTTCATTATCAACCTCGCGGTCAGCGACTTTTTCATGTCCTTCACCCAGGCCCCCATCTTCTTCACCAGCAGCCTCTATAAGCGGTGGCTCTTCGGGGAGGCAG GCTGCGAGTTCTATGCCTTCTGTGGGGCCCTCTTTGGCATCACCTCAATGATTACCCTGATGGCCATTGCTCTGGACCGATACCTGGTGATCACGCATCCACTGGCCACCATCGGAGTGGTGTCCAAGAGGCGGGCAGCGTTTGTCTTGCTGGGCGTCTGGCTCTATGCCCTGGCCTGGAGTCTGCCACCCTTCTTTGGTTGGA GCGCCTATGTACCTGAGGGGCTGCTGACCTCCTGCTCCTGGGACTATATGAGCTTCACACCATCAGTCCGAGCCTACACCATGCTGCTCTTCTGCTTCGTGTTCTTCCTGCCTCTGCTTGTCATCATCTACTGCTACATCTTCATCTTCAGGGCTATCCGGGAGACAGGCCA GGCTCTCCAGACTTTCAGAGCCTACGAGGGCGGTGGTAGGTCCCCCTGGCAACGCCAACGGCTGCAGAGAGAGTGGAAAATGGCCAAGATCGAGCTGTTGGTCATCCTTCTCTTCGTGCTCTCCTGGGCCCCCTACTCCATTGTGGCCCTGATGGCCTTTGCTGG GTATGCGCACGTACTGACACCCTACATGAACTCAGTGCCGGCTGTCATCGCCAAGGCCTCTGCCATCCACAACCCCATCATTTATGCCATCACCCACCCCAAGTACAG AATGGCCATTGCCCAGCACCTGCCCTGCCTCGGGGTGCTGCTGGGCATGTCAGGCCCTCGCCCAGATCCCTACGCCAGCTACCGCTCTACCCACCGCTCGACCCTGACCAGCCAGACCTCGGACCTCAGCTGGATCTCTGGACAGAGACGCCAAGCATCCCTAGGCTCGGAGAGCGAGGTG ggcTGGATGGACACGGAGGCAGCAGCTGTGTGGGGGGTGGCCCAGCAAGTGAGCGGACGCTTCCCCtgcagtcagagcctggaggacaTGGAAGCCAAGGTCCCTGTCAGGCTCCAGGGACAAAAAGCAGAGACACCTGTGAAG ACCAAGGGGCTGCTCCTCAGCCAGGACCCCAGGATAAAGGGTGCCCATTGGCTCCCCTTTTCTTCCGGGACACATCCAGCTCCCTCGCCTCCCCCTCATACACGCAGACCCAGGATCACCCCATGA